From the genome of Amycolatopsis camponoti:
GAACCCAGGAGTACACCACCGAGTGGACCAGACCACTTGGAGGTCACTGATGTCAGCCAAGTTCCTGCGCCGGGTGCTCGCCGCGTGCGCTTCGATGCTGGTGGTGGCCGGGCTTCTCGCCGCACCCGCGTCGGCCGACCTGCAGAAGCCGTCACAGCAATGGCTGCGCGACAGTCAGGCGGGCCTGTTCCTGCACTGGGGCATGCGCACGTCACCCGGCTACACCAGTTGCAGCGCCTGGGAAAAGGCGATCACCGACGGCGGGTGGAGTCCCGCCTACTGGGTCACCGAAGCCAAGAAGCTGCACGCGTCGTACCTCGTGCTCGCGTCGTTCCACAGCCGGCTCGGCTACTCACGGGCCTGGCCGTCGAAGATCCCCGGCAGCTGTACCACCAAGCGGGACTTCCTCGGCGAGCTGATCGCCGCGGCGAAACCCCAGGGGCTCAAGGTCATCCTCTACATGACCAACGACGCCCAGTGGCACGACGAGGGCGGCCACGAGTGGCTCGACTCGGCGGGCTACTCGAAGTACAAGGGCAAGACCGTCGACCTCGACAGCCAGAGCGGCTTCGGCCAGTTCAGCTACGACAACTTCTTCGAGGTCATGAAGAACTACCCGGACCTCGGCGGGTTCTGGATCGACAACGACAACGCCTACTGGGAGTCCCACGACCTGTACCAGCAGATCTACCAGCAGCGGCCGGACTACTTGCTGAGCAACAACAACGAAGACACGCCGATCATGGACACGATCAGCAACGAGCAGAAGACCGGCATGACGCCGTCCTACGACTACCCGCAGGCGACCTACACGGCGATGCCGCGGCTGACCGAGGCCTGTTTCAAGCTGCCCGACACCGGCTCGTGGTGGTACGGCGGCTCGAACTCGGCGGTGAACAAGGCGCTTAACATCGGACGTCTGGTGACGAACTCGGGTTCGTCGATCAAGTCGCTGATGGCCGAGACGGCGATGGTGAACGGCAAGTTCCCGTCGAACCAGGAAGCGTTCAACAACTTCGCGAACACCTACCTCGGCGCGATCTGGGAGTCTCTCGGCGGCACCGAGGGCGCCGGGTACATGTACGGCGGCATGCAACCCGGCTTCTGGAACGACGGCGCGCACGGCGTCATCACGATCAAGGGCGACACGCAGTACGTGCACGTCCTGACCAAGCCGTCCGGCAGCACCCTGAAGATCCGCGACAACGGCTACCGCGTCTCGAAGGT
Proteins encoded in this window:
- a CDS encoding alpha-L-fucosidase; this encodes MSAKFLRRVLAACASMLVVAGLLAAPASADLQKPSQQWLRDSQAGLFLHWGMRTSPGYTSCSAWEKAITDGGWSPAYWVTEAKKLHASYLVLASFHSRLGYSRAWPSKIPGSCTTKRDFLGELIAAAKPQGLKVILYMTNDAQWHDEGGHEWLDSAGYSKYKGKTVDLDSQSGFGQFSYDNFFEVMKNYPDLGGFWIDNDNAYWESHDLYQQIYQQRPDYLLSNNNEDTPIMDTISNEQKTGMTPSYDYPQATYTAMPRLTEACFKLPDTGSWWYGGSNSAVNKALNIGRLVTNSGSSIKSLMAETAMVNGKFPSNQEAFNNFANTYLGAIWESLGGTEGAGYMYGGMQPGFWNDGAHGVITIKGDTQYVHVLTKPSGSTLKIRDNGYRVSKVTNLRTGAAISFSQGSGSLTLSGLSGWDTYDTVFKVETAGRTGTYDPKTVTLKASASASGHSGQAASDGDYLTYFDNNKTLPVNLDYDLGSAKKVQYLGVNQREDSVSYARSDSEQSARIKAYKVFVSSDGKNWGSAVKSGTLPSHRGVQFVDLTAVTSRYVRLQVTSTYAASSDSTRYKRLRIDETWLGSDYATTAG